In Primulina eburnea isolate SZY01 chromosome 14, ASM2296580v1, whole genome shotgun sequence, the following proteins share a genomic window:
- the LOC140813221 gene encoding uncharacterized protein, translating into MEEKQEPPSIPTAKKQPILCEECKTKPSKYKCPGCSLRSCSLPCVNAHKQRTACTGKKPVADFIPMSKFDDNLILSDYNMLEDVKRMAESAQRKRVKLCGSYHFRLPFPLKILRSAAASRRTKILFHSNGMSKREMNKTYYNNRKKFISWTIEWRFHLTDVVLIDHGIHENTTLSSVIENHLKPGPWNHKLKQFCDETLDSLKFFIRKYPKGPKSPFCQLNVKAPIRDQLANMVILEYPIVYVFLPSHSYDFEVIKKSIPIKMEIKESAHNDHLSPKGVTFKVEEIEDGEADNLSPKGVTFKVEEIEDRGASEPHVSDITYRAYENSKTKKEPEYSVKSPLAVRAGDGNRIHLQK; encoded by the exons ATGGAGGAAAAACAAGAACCACCCTCGATTCCAACTGCGAAGAAACAACCGATTCTGTGTGAAGAGTGCAAAACAAAACCATCAAAGTACAAGTGTCCGGGCTGCTCTTTGCGTTCGTGCAGCCTCCCATGCGTCAATGCCCATAAACAACGTACCGCATGCACCGGAAAGAAACCAGTCGCCGATTTTATCCCGATGTCGAAATTCGATGATAATCTTATCCTTTCGG aTTATAACATGCTTGAGGATGTTAAACGAATGGCTGAATCTGCCCAGAGGAAAAGAGTCAAGTTGTGTGGGAGTTATCACTTTAGACTACCCTTTCCCCTCAAAATTCTTAGGAGTGCTGCTGCTAGTAGGAGGACGAAAATCCTGTTTCATTCTAATGGAATGTCAAAGAGAGAAATGAACAAGACTTATTACAACAACAG GAAGAAATTCATATCATGGACCATTGAGTGGCGGTTTCATTTGACGGATGTTGTGCTAATTGACCATGG AATACACGAGAATACAACTCTCTCTTCAGTAATCGAAAATCATTTAAAGCCTGGCCCTTGGaaccataaattgaaacaattTTGTGATGAGACACTGGATTCTCTTAAATTTTTCATCCGCAAATATCCAAAG GGGCCGAAATCACCATTTTGTCAATTGAACGTGAAAGCTCCAATTCGTGATCAACTAGCAAATATGGTCATTTTAGAGTACCCGATTGTTTACGTGTTCTTACCTTCACATAGCTATGATTTTGAAGTGATAAAGAAGTCAATTCCAATTAAAATGGAGATTAAAGAGTCTGCCCACAATGATCACCTGAGTCCTAAAGGTGTGACATTTAAGGTTGAAGAGATTGAAGATGGGGAGGCTGATAACCTGAGTCCTAAAGGTGTGACATTTAAGGTTGAAGAGATCGAAGATAGGGGGGCTTCAGAACCTCATGTTTCGGATATCACTTATCGTGCCTATGAAAATAGTAAAACCAAGAAGGAACCAGAGTACTCGGTTAAGAGCCCATTAGCTGTGAGAGCAGGTGACGGGAACCGGATCCATCTTCAAAAGTGA